From Montipora foliosa isolate CH-2021 chromosome 6, ASM3666993v2, whole genome shotgun sequence, a single genomic window includes:
- the LOC138006063 gene encoding uncharacterized protein isoform X1, protein MMILCSEPQRRESTFEAATSEETTTLCECLEETGVDSEEVRQKRRRFLEKCQRENEGKRQRTDHGHCGGDDGEGNDSGTVTLHIPEDDNSPRCSNAEQGSIPTSKIYYYFFIIST, encoded by the exons Atgatgatcttgtgttcggag CCTCAAAGAAGGGAAAGTACATTTGAAGCGGCAACTTCAGAGGAG aCAACAACACTATGCGAATGTTTGGAGGAAACGGGGGTTGATTCGGAAGAG GTGCGACAAAAAAGACGCAGGTTCCTGGAAAAATGTCAG AGAGAAAATGAGGGCAAACGCCAACGCACGGATCATGGTCATTGTGGTGGTGATGATGGCGAGGGCAATGACAGTGGAACT GTAACATTACACATTCCTGAAGATGACAACTCGCCAAGATGTTCCAACGCAGAGCAAGGCTCCATCCCCACAtcaaaaatttattattatttttttattatatccaCATGA
- the LOC138006063 gene encoding uncharacterized protein isoform X2: MILCSEPQRRESTFEAATSEEVRQKRRRFLEKCQRENEGKRQRTDHGHCGGDDGEGNDSGTVTLHIPEDDNSPRCSNAEQGSIPTSKIYYYFFIIST, from the exons atgatcttgtgttcggag CCTCAAAGAAGGGAAAGTACATTTGAAGCGGCAACTTCAGAGGAG GTGCGACAAAAAAGACGCAGGTTCCTGGAAAAATGTCAG AGAGAAAATGAGGGCAAACGCCAACGCACGGATCATGGTCATTGTGGTGGTGATGATGGCGAGGGCAATGACAGTGGAACT GTAACATTACACATTCCTGAAGATGACAACTCGCCAAGATGTTCCAACGCAGAGCAAGGCTCCATCCCCACAtcaaaaatttattattatttttttattatatccaCATGA